A segment of the Paramisgurnus dabryanus chromosome 5, PD_genome_1.1, whole genome shotgun sequence genome:
CGTGAGTACTATAATATACCACTAAACCCTGGCAAAAAGCCTGTCCATCCTAAACCTCCCAGATGGGTTGACTTTGCTACAATATGTTGGTAAAGGTAAAGCTCAGAACACAATCTGTAAAATCAAAAAGTATACCTTACTATGAAAATGCTGTttacttatttttaattaaaatgttgaggTTGCTTAAAATCGCTACTTGTTGTTTATAGGTTAAAACGTAAAGTTCACACAACTGAACCAATTTaagtaaaatgacacaaaatagCCAAAATGTTCTATTGAGCATGCGCATTCGAGGGCAATTCCCTTCCTCCACACCTgtttctaatttttttatttctatgaGTATTTTCCTGGAGGGCGTGGAACTGTATGTAGATCATCCTTTCAATTCCATGTTAAAAAAGTGGTTCCGTAAATGGAGTGTGTAGATTTCATATGTGTTGTTGTCAATAGGTGTAATGATTGCTATTTTGAATTGGTGTGGATGTTGTTGCATACCATTTATTAAGAGGTCTCATCGAGAAAACAATTGATAAAGGTATGACTAAAATGATGTACCAACGGGTCGAACAGGAGGAAATTGAGAATAAAATTGAGGAGCAAAATGAGGATGATAGTTGTGGGAGGGCTCTGCAAATGAGGAGGTGCTAGTGGAACCTCGCCCCTCACACGACCCTCTACGGCTAAAGATGGGCTGCCTGGGTTGAAGAGGATCTGCATGCTTACACAAttttacacatacacatataggAATATAATTAACTATGTTTAGCTCACTAGTGATTTGCATAACATACTCACAGTGAGATTGCTCAAATGCTGATTCATGATATAGAAATGTTTACACTGGCCAGCCTGTAAGCTTTGGTGTGTTGATGTTTCATTTTAtctttaatgttgttttttagaaATCTATGTTTTTTGATGTGTCGTTTGTCACTTGTGTTATTGCATTAATAATGTGTTGAAAACCTAAGGCAAGCTCACAAGGGATGAGTAaattgctactttaaaatgttgttttaaagtGCATTAACAATCTAATAACAACCAAGGTGATCGCTTTTTATGGTAATTATGACTGTAAATTAGAGGAAGAGGATCAAATGGGGAAGGATGATTTTGAACTGGCTGAGTTCCTTAAAGTATTACAATCAATGTTTAAACAAAGGGCTTCTGAGAGCAGCGTAAAAGCCTGCAGGGAAGTCTGGATAAAAATGTCATTTGGACATTGGGGTGGAATTGTAATGGAAATTTAttctttatgcatttatattatttttgtattctTCATTGTATGATTTATGTCAGTCATGACATTTTCATCTGCGTGGGGTGAAGTCTAGGACAGGAAGTCTAGCTCGATAGAGCTCGGGataggaagtatggcaaggtgCAAGTGTGGTTTTTGTTTGGGTGATGATGTGCTTAAAAAACATATGTATCGTCTGCCTGGATACAAGTAGAGTAAATATAACCAACCAGAAGTGTCTAAACTACACCTAATAAGGAGTTGTTTTGATCGAATAGCATGGGGGGGGGGTGGTACAAACTCAATGTCAGTATATAATGAAGGAAGGATTTGAGATTCTTCACTTCTTCACATATCGTTTCACTGTCGTTATGTGTTGAGTCCTTGTACAAGTAAATAAATCATCTCTGATGGACAGATCCTACgtattagtattatttttccacgacagtttttatctgtttatttttaatttatttatttttaaatgtgtttatttaaaaaaaaatatatatttcagtaaacattttttttaaataaacaaatgtaaaaaaaaaataattttaaatgtaaaatgtttctCTAGCAACTGCAATGATCTATTAAAAGTATGCACATGTTTCAAGCTCATTGTGGTACAGTGCTAATTTCGGTGAATTAACTGAATATATTACTGTTTGATGTTATCCATTTTGATGATGTCACAAAACACCACATGGGCTGGCAAGCAAAAAAGAGTGCGTAAGTGTGATAAACTCATAGATTTGAGTAATTTTCTTAAAATGCTTACAACCTATGCCGTGTATACACCGCTTTTCAGGTATTGCCCTTTGGAAGGCGTTATAGGGCTATAGCCTCCAGAACAACTCGCTTTAAAAACAGTTTCATCCAAAAGCAATAAACAGTCAGAATGCTGAGGACTGGATTCAGTACAACCCCTTAACCCCTAACTTTGTATTGTGTATTAAtgtattaaagtgtttttatgtatgttactctatatgtttaatgtttattgtttaatgTAATGCTGCCTGTACCAAAGATCTGTACTGTAAAACAAAATTCACCAGCCTGGCTGTGTGGTcattaaaattgaattgaattgtatGGTTGCCACAACTGGTCCACCAAAgtaaattgggtgttttttcctgATACCACATGTAAAAAACATGGGGCATTTGTTGCAGCTCTGGGAGAGAAGGGCAACATGGTTAGATAAAGAACAAGACAGCTGCCTGTAAATTGTGATCAGTTTCTGAATTCACGCCTAATACACTTGTGGATAATTTCCTCATAAGAAAATACTTTGGTTTTGTTTATCAGTTATTGTGCCATGCACTGGTTAGTTATTGTACCACTCCTGTAGTGTGAGCCCGGCTTACATATATAGGACTGTCTTGTTGATATCAATTGGGTCGCTTTGTATCAATCTTGTCAGAAACGCAGATGTGATAGCCGATATCTTAAGGTTGCCAACAAATATGGCCATAAGGCATGACTAATGACGTTATCAAATACGATCAATAACAATAACATTTCTTCCACATTTTTTAGGTATGATTTACACAACAAAGATGTTGCAACGTCCACCAGCGATGTTATTAAGGAAAAAATAGATACAGAGAAAAATATGGCAGAAAAAGCCCAGGAGTTGAAGCAGACTGAACAAGCTCTTAATCAGCTGAAAGCTGAACTCCAGAAAGCCAGCAAAGAGCTTGCTGAAGCTGAGCAAAAAATAAATGCGAAAAGTCAAGAGCTTCAAGATTTTGCCAGATCTGTAACCCAAGTCAGTAAAGGCCTTGGCATCTTCGCTGCACTCGTTCCATTTGCCGGGCTGGTTGTTAAAAGCATTTATGATGCTATAAAAGATCCTGGCAATGCTGCAAAAATGAAGCGTCTTGAAGCTGAATTAAACAACTTAATCTCTGATAAGACTGTTCTGAAAAACAAGGAGTGGGAGCTCCAACTCCAGATCATTGACTGGCAGATGAAGGTCTCCAGAGCCAGTTTTGAACGAAGTGAGTCTTTTTCTTTCATGTTTAATGAGTACATATATGACAAGTGTTGCTTTAGACCTCAAGACAGTCACATAATTCAAACTTACTTGTTATTTCCCACCTGCAGGTTCCATACCCGATCCAATCCATCTACGTGATGTTCAGAGTAGCTTGTCCAAAATTCAGGCAGTTCTCATTCAGCTGAAAAACTTCTGGGAGAGTGTTGCTCAAATGCTGGACTACCTGGAACAAAAGACCTTTGTTGGAGAAGATCTTATCGATGACCTTTCCGAACTGAAAGATGAATTTCTGGACTCCATCAAAGCAGCTGAAGGGGTAAAATtcatgtttagttttttctcaTTATTTGTACCACTAGTAAGGCTTGAAGGCTCCTTCCCTGTATCCAGCCATTATTAATGTTTAACACTGAAGACTTTTGTGacttttgaattgatttattCCACAGGCTTGGTGCTCCTTTGGTAAAGCCTGTAAAAAAGCATCTGCCATCTTTAAGCTCAACACCAGAGATGCCTACAAGTTTCTGGAGGTCAGTCCTTCCTCTTTCTCCAAAGAGGAATGGGATAAAGAATATAACTGTGTAAAGAAACAACTGGAGGGCTTAGGCCCACCAAAACTTGAGATGAACTGCCATGGAAAAAACTGATCTACACGGGTACATCTTCCCATATATCTTCTGTCTCATGATAGAGATCAACTGGGATGATGATGACGATGTATATGCCTACTTGTATATGCCTACttgtaaacatacattttaaggTCTTTATATAACCTCTTTATTCTTCAAATAAAATTTGATGACATAATTTCtgacttttgtttttgtttcaaataatatttttttttaagtcataGATATTTTGTCATCTTAAACTGCTTTTGTATACACAAAAATTATCACATTATGATGATCACAAAGGGATAGTAAAAtgaatattctgtcatcatttactcaccattttaataataataaggtAAGGGTAAAAAATGTAATCCCCATACATCGACCGTCTTCTCCAATGATAGCTTTTTGTATAATCGTGCCATAATTTAATATGGAACTTAGATAGAtaaatattgaaataaccagAGGTTGAGGCTCATCTGATTTAGAGTGGTCAGACAAAATTTATGTGTTACTCTAAACAGGAAATACACTATTAGCCTCCACGcatctaatttaacttaaactaacgccaagtGCTAGTCGGATCTCCAAAATCCTCTGCTGATGTACCACTATGCCATCTAGACTGGGATTTTAGTCCGGTACAAGCCTGATTTCAGTCATTGCGGTAACAAGGATACATCGTAATTTACTAGTCATGTCAATAACTTTCgtagcaacacagaataaatccaaacacaatttattaGCCAGGTAGGAAGGTCATAATTCAAAGTCAATTCACAATCCAATTAAAACACAAAGacacaaataaaatcaaattagaataTTGCATAACTGGCAAAtgatgaagatctggttacagatttctcatagtaaaatgaaatacatcaaagatacagcatcatgAGGGTGCATCTCTAGATATAGAAAGTCCCACCTGAATCTTTTAccacatctccttaaataaccagagaacaaagcatataggaatttggtactgattggttATTGTAAAACTCAGGGCTGTCCTTAATTTGCATACAGGGGATGAGTGGTTTATGTCTTAGAtgggaggtgtctatcaacattgaGTGAAGTTTGCTAAcactttaacattgaattctgttgttatagAGTGAGACCATTGTAACCACTTGCAATGAGATATTTCAatgaaaaacaaataagatcagtttcagattctttgtgcatgtagcatttcatatacagtttgctttgagAGAATGAGAATATAGATATATGACGCCCTAAGGTGTGATCTTTGAAAACCAAATGGTCTCGGTAGGAAGTCCACTGTGAATTGTAGAGAGTTGTTTTCACGGGCCTGCATGGTGAACTATCTTTATTCAGGAAATTGTCCTCACACTGATACCCTAGAGCAGTGGATCCTATAAATCtgtaaaaatgcaaatgtgGCCCTCGAGCACAATCTAAAACATCCAGACAATGGTACCTTAAAGTGAAGGCTTGCTATCCCGATCTCACCTTGTTTCAGACGTCAGTTATTGCCTTTCTGGACGAGCGACTCATAATGTGGTGTGATCTTTTTGAGTGTCTTTTTGAGTGTCTTTTAGCAGGACACCCAGATTTTGTTGTTCCTACTATTGCAATCTCTAGCACAAAGGTCAGAGATTTAGAACGATGGGGATCTGTTATTGTCTCTCTCAGAACTTGAAGCATTACTGTTACAGTCTCTAGCACACAGGCCGAAGACTCCGGTTATGTTTATCCCTTTCCGTAAGGAGGAGTTTGCATAATTGAATTTACATagtatgaaatacagtattaaaagtgtgcctttaaaatgtcatgGTGTGTGAAAAGCAGTGGCGGcttgtttatgataaaagagacgctcatgttcacaaaatgcacgcaagacactcccttaacagtaaactctgattatgcatgagattcaCTGAGATACGTTTAAAAGGTTCAACGTGccgaaaacatattttgaaactaatgctgcgttccaggcaggtttttaaacccatgagttacgacttcaaaaccacgactcacgaccctatgtgttccaggcagcctgtaactcgtgtttttacaaccttataccggtgaaagtgcactggaacggcagtcaaacccgtgacttcccacccgtgaactcgtactagatcgatgtactcccagttcagagtcgtgagtcgtggttttgaagtcgtgagttacgggttacaggttgcctggaacgcagcattattcCACAGCTCACCATTTCCTTTCGAAGcccatagagaagctacggtagccgccacaggacaagaatgtcgtctgagacaacgtagcgACACAACGCGCCCTGTAGGGCAGTTTGTctatttagggctactgtagaaacatggcagcacaaaatggcgacttttATGTATGTATTTCAAAATCATAAAACTTTACAGACTGTTAGAGGACTTAAGATAAACACATTCTTGAATTAGAGCCTCAATGAAGTCAAAAACGAAATTGTACTTATGCAATAACATGATGTGAAAAATTAAACTGTTGGATTTTGCAACCTTAAATGCAGGGTGTcgcatatttttcaaatatttccCCTAAAGCAGAACATgcataaacatgtattttaatGCAGGAAAAATAAATCATGCCAGTAATTGGATTTATAGGGTTTAGTCACTGTAGAGTAAATAAGCTCAGCTCATTTGAGATAGCAGGGATTTGTTTACCAGATTGTTGGGGGATTGCATGTATTTACAATCTCATGCCAACAAAAGCACTGGACAAAGGTAGGCAACCATCTGGGGCTCCCAGGCCCCCAAACACACATTTGCATGTAAGCTAAATAAACATATAACTCTTATAACCtgttataataaaaaaagagattATTTTCAGCACTGccaaatacaattttttaacTGTGCTCCACAGAGCACAACAGTTAAATAACTATTTCATTTGAACTTCttgaaaaatagttttttacCGTTTTCAAGGGTTGGCAAGTTAGTTTGGCATCGGGACAAAAACATTATGCTACTAGCCAGAACATTCCAATTTAACAAAatgacaaaacaaaataaatacataaaaaattggCATTATTGTTTGGTTTGCAGCTTATTGCATGGATCAAACAAAACTAATGTTTTAACATAAGTTACCTGCACCAACACAGGCCTAATGGTCATATTATGGCggtcgtgactgctcttccaagGGGCGcttattcaaaataagtgttcggagtgtcatgtatgttgcttgcgttttcaaaatatgtgtttgttgcgtcatgtacaCCATGTGCAtgacgtgttttgtcaaaataagtgcttttgcacacacgtcaatttataataaaagagacgctcacgttcacataCATgtaagacactcccttaacagtaaactctgattacgcatgagattatgcgagtatctggcaaacgcgagcatctcttttatcataaaccctttagacgcatctgcagcggGCTctaattttgacaaaacacactAATTTCGTTTTGATGCATATTGCACATTTTCAGTTAATccaataaacttttttttcttatcTAAAAATCAGCTTCAAATTATTTCACAATGATTGATTTGATCTTCACTATATGCTCGGTACACAAAGGCACACATACCTAGTAAAAGATTGAGTCTCTTTAACTTAAGAGCCTTTTCGTTACAGGCATCTACATGTCTATCCCAAATTTGAGCCCCTGCCATGCTAAGCTCGTGTCAATAATCTCATGATTACATATCCGGATTCCATAAAAAAACAGCAATCTCATGTTTCATTggaactcatttgcatttttgaggTGTTTTTAAGGTGTTGGcacatatttaatataaaagcaGCAGAAACCCCGTTCTTCATATCACTTGGTAAAACAAAGGTAAGCCAGTTTCActtcttatatttatttttatttacatttttcattCATCCCTATATTTTCTGAGATATGTTTTACCTTAAACAGGGCTGTTTCGATTTCAGCACATTTTAAGAGAATCTTTGCATAAACCTACTAAGGATGGCTGACGACAGTCATGGCAAGTATTAGCTGAGTTCATCAAACAGATTTGAAAACAATATACCAGTTTCCAGTATtaagaaaaattaaatgttttttttcccaATAGATATGGTATATGTAAACAAGGCTCATTGGAGCCCATCATTCATAGAGGAGCTTCTCCCTGCTGCACAGAAGACGGCACTGCTGTATCAGCTCTCTTACCTATGCCTGGCCAACTTTCCAACCCTTGAAAGGATCATCAGGGCTCGGGCTGTGGAAACTCAGCTTCTGTTTGGCTCCTCTGATGCAACCATGCTTAAGGTGGACACTAATTTACTGCAGGAAACAAACTAACCTCAATGTTGTCTATGtgaaaaaagatttgttggttcaacttaaaaaagtaagttacctggttgtcttaaaatgttttattaatttttctccaaatattagttgactcaaaagttaataaaatatagtacaatactttaaagtatttttaagtttaattaactaCAAATGTTAAgacaaccaggtaacttacttttttaagttgaaccaacttttctTTTACAGTGCACCGTCAGTATGATTGCATTATTTGAAGttagggggtgtgcacaccaaagcttttaaaaccAGCTGGAACGCCTGGAGGATGCCGAATGcaagctgttttttcagctgagtgctttggttgctgtgatacctCTGCTTTTTTATCAGTTGTCGTACGATGCGCCgtttggttgttgtgatatttgtcccgcccctcctccactgtaattggaTGGCAGTGTGAGAGCtaacattgacgagctgagcttttcacccaaagttaaatatttttcaatTCTCAACATTCAGCGCTGAGCGCAGGAAAAATGCAGAACGCCGGCTTTCAGCGTGGGAAAaaaacgctagctgctggctttttttgaaaaatgccactcttccattggaaaccattgaaaacatgcgccggctgCAGGCGTAAAacctttggtgtgcacgcccccttaaaCTCACATCTGAATTTGAACAATAGTTCAAGCTGATCTCATGTCTTCTACTCGCAGTGCATTTTGACCAGTGAAAACCTGGTTCAGTCGCTGTTTCCCATGCTGGAGAAAGCTGTGGTAAAAAATAAGCCGATTTTGGCCGTCAAATACCTAGCAAAAGCACGAGAATGGATCAAGGATATTATCCATGATGTGGACAAGATCGTGGAAAAGTAAGACAATTTTGttcacaaaaaaatcttgatcaactgaaataaaatattaaaaataaacaaatttacaaataatttttttaagtaaacaaatttaaaaaataaacaaatgtaaaaaaataattttcaaatttgtttcttttcaaatttgtttcttttcaaattttcaatttgtttattttcaaattttcaaatttgtttattttcaaattttcaaatttgtttattttcaaatttgtttattttcaaatttcaaatttgtttattttcaaatttcaaatttgtttattttcaaatttgtttattttcaaatttgtttattttcaaatttcaaatttgtttattttcaaatttcaaatttgtttattttcaaatttcaaatttgtttattttcaaatttgtttatttttaaacattttttaaataatgaattaattaacaaatttaaaaatgtaaaatatttctcAACTGCAAAGATCAATTAAAAGTATGCACATGTTTCAAGCTCAACGTGGTACATTGCTGGTTTTGgtaaagtaacttaatatatTACTGGTTGACGTTATCCATAGTATTTGGATGATGTCACAAAACACCACATGGGCCGTCAGGCAAAAAAGAGTGCATAATTGTGATAAACTCATAGATTTGAGTAATTTTCTTGAAATGCTTACAACCTGTGCAGTGTATGGTTGCCACACTGGTCCACCAAAgtaaattgggtgttttttcctgATACCAAATGTAAAACACATGGGGCATTTGTTGCAGCTCTGGGAGAGAAGGGGAACATGGTTAAATACAGAGTGAGTCAGCTGCCTGTAAATTGTGATCAGTTTCTGAATTCACGCCTAATACACTTGTGCATAATTTCctcataaaaaaaatactttggttttgtttatcagtcattgtGCCATGCACAATGCAGATGTGATAGCCGATGTCTCAAGGTTGCCTACAAATATGGCCATAAGGCGTGACTGATAACGTTATCAAATTACACTCTAACATTTCTTCCACATTGTTTAGGTATGATTTACACAACAAAGATGTTGCAACGTCCACCAGCGATGTTATTAAGGAAAAAATAGATACAGAGaaaaagatgacagaaaaaGACCAGGAGTTGAAGCAGACTGAACAAGCTCTGAATCAGCTGAAAGCTGAACTCCAGAAAGCCAGCAAAGAGCTTGCTGAAGCTgagcaaaaaataaatgcaaaaagtCAAGAGCTTCAAAATTTTGCCAGATCTGTAACCCAAACCAGTAAAGGCCTCGGCATCTTCGCTGCACTCGTTCCATTCGCCGGGCTGGTTGTTAAAAGCATTTATGATGCTGTCAAAGATCCTGAAAACGCTGCAAAAATGAAGGGTCTTGAAGCTGAATTAAACAACTTAATCTCTGATAAGACTGCTCTGAAACACAAGGAGTGGGAGCTCCAACTCCAGATCATTGACTGGCAGATGAAGGTCTCCAGAGCCAGTTTTGAACGAAGTGAGTCTTTTTCTTTCATGTTTTACAAATATGACAATTCTTGCTTTAGACCGAGGGAGCGAAACTTATCGGTTATTTCCCACCTGCAGGTTCCATACCCGACCCAATCCATCTAAGTGAGGTTCAGAGTAGCTTGTCCAAAATTCAGGCAATTCTCATTCAGCTGAAAAACTTCTGGGAGAGTGTTGCTCAAATGCTGGACTACCTGGAACAAAAGACCTTTGTTGGAGAAGATCTTATTGATGACCTTTCCGAACTGAAAGATGAATTTCTGGACTCCATCAAAGCAGCTGAAGGGGTAAGATTCATGTTTAGATTTTTTCTCATTATTCGTACCTCCCGTAAAACTTGAGGGCTCCTTCCCTGTATCCACCCATTATTAATGTTTAACACTGAAGACTTTTGTGACTTTTGAATTGTTTTAATTCCATAGGCTTGGTGCTCCTTTGGTGAAGGCTGTAACAAAGCATCTGTCATCTTTAAGCTCAACACCAGAGATGCCTACAAGTTTCTGGAGGTCAGTCCTTCATCTCTCTCCAAAGAGGAATGGGATAAAGAATATAACAGTGTAAAGAAACAACTGGAGAACTTAGGCCCACCAAAACCTGTGAAAAGCTGTGAAACACCTGCCATTAAAAATTGATCTACACAGGTACATTACATTTATCTTCTGTCTTGTGATAGAGATCAACTGGTATGATGATGATGTATATGCCTACTTGTAAAGTTTACAGGGTTCTGTATTCATTTCTAATGTATGCCTAAAACATACATTCTAAGGTCTTTATATATCTTCTTTATTCTTCAAATAAAATTTGATTACATCATTTTTTGACTCTTGTTCATGTTTCAAATAATCTTGCATTTCTGAAAGTCATAGATATTTTGTCATCTTACACTGCTTTTGTGTAAAGAATTAACAGAACGAAGAGAATGTGATGGCGTATAAGGGCTAATGAGGTCACAAAGATACTCTGGTGCAGTCCCATTTAGTGCCTTATATGTTAAAGTAAGAATTTTAAAATCAATTCTCGCACTTACGGGAAGCCAGTGCAACTGTGAAAGCACGGGTGTAATGTGTTCACGAGGAGAAGTACGAGTGATCAAAGGCAAGTTAATTAGTATAGGAAAATAGTAACATCAAAAAGCAGTCGCATAGGGCGCCAGCAGCTGCAGGGGGCGCCAAAGAGCGCATAATACATTTTCACTGATGCTTCACTGACAACTGCAACAAAACAAAACCTGCTTTCCTCTGttttaatagatttttttcattataACTGATATAAAacttattattaaaatactgcACTTGTGATCATTTGACATTAAAAAATTAATCATGATTAAACTATAGTAAACATATAGTAAACACAGTTTTATTTGTAATAAGTAACCACAAATTTACCTACAAATGTGTTTACCATAATAACAATGGTATTTTATTCGTAGCAAAACTATTGTAATACAAATGGTTATTAATCTGCTAAAATCATGTTTACTACAAAAATAAagccatggttaattttcctcATGACGATAGCAGTAAATATGGCTCACAATGAATATAAAATACTAGTTGTGTCTTACTATGGTAAATATATTACTTTGATTGTGATCTTTACTTTAGAACTGTAAATATGATATGCAAAAGAGCAGAGGAACAGTTTTTTCCAACAGTACAGTAATAGAGTGttgattttttaataataaattttcTAAATTTGTCTTACACTAGTATGCGgcttttaaatgtattacaAAAGCTGATGTGGCCCttgagtaaaaaatatttgcctaCATGACATGTAAAGTTTGCATTTTGAGCGCTCAGCACAACCAAAAGAGATCAAAGCGTTAAaaggtttatttaaaaaaatggttcagtaaaaaagcacaaaataaattttccctaataaaacatttaaagctcacataacacacgctgtttctgctttttttatgttaatctggagtacctatggaatagtattacatcctttatatctgcagagaacatatacacaaatctAAAAGCAACTTTTATTATAAGGAATAAAATGAATTTATCTTTCTATCATTACGTCAAAAAAATTATAGgatacattacaaaactaaaatACAAAATAGGGTAAAAAGAAGATGTGTTTAATCaccaggcacacacacacacacacacacacacacacacacacacacacacacacacacacacacacacacacacacacacacaggtacgGAAAGTATTCAGACCCCTTTTTTCACTTGCATAAAAAAAGTACACTCGGCAATAATATATAGTCTAATTTTGCAAGatgtgtgtttattttcttttggTGGGGCAATGCAGCTGACTTTTAAACAGCAGCTCTGATATCATTGAAGATCACAGTAATGTTTTGGCACTTTCCGTGGACAAATTGAGAAGACAATTACCTGATGAAAAGGTACAATCACATCACAAACACCTAGTTGACAGtattgaaaatataaaaaaatctggtAAACAGTTCGTATAATAAACAGTAGATTTATCTATAGTgtactttaatgttaaataaaatgaagcgtaaacatttaaatttgggttaactgacatttttttaagttatcttTACCTAAAATTTTTGATGTGGGTTTACTTAAATTTTTTGATGTTGAAACTTATTTCCTCAAAAATTTTGAGTACTCTGAAATTGtcggttttacagtgtactcaGATTTCATACAATAACTTTAAGATTTACAAGTTCAATTTTAGTCAGCTCCACTGACAGCTAAATTCCATATACATAAATGTCTGGTCGAAAAC
Coding sequences within it:
- the LOC135774550 gene encoding uncharacterized protein; this translates as MADESYAMVFVNKAHWSPSFIEELLPAAQKTALLYQLSYLCLANFPTLERIIRARAVETQLLFGSSDATMLKCILTSENLVQSLFPMLGKAVAQNKPILAVKYLAKAREWIKDIINDVDKIVQKYDLHNKDVATSTSDVIKEKIDTEKNMAEKAQELKQTEQALNQLKAELQKASKELAEAEQKINAKSQELQDFARSVTQVSKGLGIFAALVPFAGLVVKSIYDAIKDPGNAAKMKRLEAELNNLISDKTVLKNKEWELQLQIIDWQMKVSRASFERSSIPDPIHLRDVQSSLSKIQAVLIQLKNFWESVAQMLDYLEQKTFVGEDLIDDLSELKDEFLDSIKAAEGAWCSFGKACKKASAIFKLNTRDAYKFLEVSPSSFSKEEWDKEYNCVKKQLEGLGPPKLEMNCHGKN
- the LOC135774367 gene encoding uncharacterized protein gives rise to the protein MVYVNKAHWSPSFIEELLPAAQKTALLYQLSYLCLANFPTLERIIRARAVETQLLFGSSDATMLKCILTSENLVQSLFPMLEKAVVKNKPILAVKYLAKAREWIKDIIHDVDKIVEKYDLHNKDVATSTSDVIKEKIDTEKKMTEKDQELKQTEQALNQLKAELQKASKELAEAEQKINAKSQELQNFARSVTQTSKGLGIFAALVPFAGLVVKSIYDAVKDPENAAKMKGLEAELNNLISDKTALKHKEWELQLQIIDWQMKVSRASFERSSIPDPIHLSEVQSSLSKIQAILIQLKNFWESVAQMLDYLEQKTFVGEDLIDDLSELKDEFLDSIKAAEGAWCSFGEGCNKASVIFKLNTRDAYKFLEVSPSSLSKEEWDKEYNSVKKQLENLGPPKPVKSCETPAIKN